A DNA window from Nerophis ophidion isolate RoL-2023_Sa linkage group LG13, RoL_Noph_v1.0, whole genome shotgun sequence contains the following coding sequences:
- the bloc1s3 gene encoding biogenesis of lysosome-related organelles complex 1 subunit 3 — MSRKYPIVVQGEASETDSDEEVYITSLPAAQPSIVGAKVAGEASETDSEDGAEDADPGSARTYEKTQVLRRDLPALIVVRDHPDIQSVVEDRPSPTHKPFGDTLLQQKLQESNSRLYSDVSLMLRHLYGSASKEVRSATVQLTASQGAVISASHSIRLILDDLKAMSEKIDIITSCQILPDIKFNHSEDDDAPAPLPERNEDQ, encoded by the exons ATGTCGAGGAAATACCCGATAGTGGTGCAGGGCGAGGCGTCGGAGACGGACTCGGACGAGGAGGTCTACATCACCTCTCTGCCCGCCGCCCAGCCCTCCATCGTGGGGGCCAAG GTTGCAGGCGAAGCTTCTGAAACTGACAGTGAGGATGGAGCAGAGGATGCAGATCCAGGTTCTGCACGGACTTATGAAAAGACCCAAGTCCTCAGACGAGATCTACCGGCACTTATTGTAGTGAGAGATCACCCTGATATACAGTCAGTGGTGGAGGACCGACCGAGCCCCACACATAAACCTTTTG GGGACACTTTATTACAGCAGAAGTTGCAGGAGTCCAACAGCCGGCTGTATTCGGACGTGAGCCTGATGCTGCGACATCTTTATGGCAGTGCCAGCAAGGAG GTGCGCAGTGCCACAGTGCAGCTCACAGCCTCACAGGGCGCCGTCATCAGTGCTTCCCACAGCATCCGACTGATCTTGGACGACCTGAAAGCCATGTCTGAGAAGATCGACATCATCACCAGCTGTCAGATACTGCCCGATATCAAGTTCAACCATTCCGAGGATGACGACGCTCCCGCTCCTTTACCTGAAAGAAATGAAGATCAGTAG